ACTTTTATGTAAAGAACTCTAAAAAATTATCATTCGATCATTCTAAGCCCATCTAAGCCCAACTTGGAGTAACTCTTCGAGTCGAGCTTCTCATACTTGGCTTGGTAAAAAATAGACACTCAACAACATTATGTTTGAGTTtgattctttaaaaaaaaaaaaaaaaattgatcatGAGCTACtagataattatatttataaattttattcgtaaataattcattaattatgtttataAGTTACATAGTTTTGAAATCTATAAAACTAAAGTTTCACCCAAAAACTCTTTGTAgaagtaatatttttttttttttatcaagtaGAAGTAATATTTTTAACTTGCTCACGAGCCTGTTcataaacattataatcgagcttgtttgtgattttattcatgaacctataaccaAATCTgcttgtaaacttttaaatgaGTTTCACCGTGCTCAAAATCGGCTCTTTTATAAATGGAgttcgagcttttatcgagccgaacgCTGAGTcaggctcatttacagccccgCCCTTattggaaaaataaaaacaagtagATAAAATTGCCTGCTGATTAAACTAATAAATGGTTCCAGTTGAATTCAAATAAAGTATCAATAAGCTATTCGATGtctatatcaaaatcaataacTGTAGCAACAGCAACCAACAATTTTCTAGATGCTGTTGTGACACAAATGTAACCTTATGATACTGAAAAATGAGTTGAAGTTTAGGAACAATAATTTCTCAAGTAAGCTCCCCAGCTGTTACAAAGGATAAATTGAAGGGGATAAACAAAAGTAAACTCAACTTATGCTTCCCATCCTCTTAATAGAGTAGCACGAGCAACTCGGTTTACGCCAAGAGTAAAAGCACCCATCCGGAGATTGCAATCATGCGTCTTGCACATGTTCTTGATGTTATGGAAGGCTCGAGTCATGTATCTCTGAAGCTCCTTATTCACCTGATCTTCTTCCCACATAAAACCTTGAATGTTCTgcaaatttgtaatatttttcaaacatGTTCAACACAAACTGAAAACAGAACACTACAAGCAATACGTTTCGAAATATCCTTTCTGTTGCTGATATATTTACCTGAACCCACTCGAAGTAGCTGACAGTCACTCCTCCAGCATTAGCATATATGTCAGGAAGTATTATAACTCCTTTCTTAGACAGAATCTGCAATATCAACTCCCGTAAATAAGAACCATGTATGATTTCCATCTTTCTAGTTGAAGCTGCAAAAGCAGAAGACTAATGTTACCTCATCTGCTTCAGGATCAGTAGGATGATTTGCTGCCTCCACGATGAACTTAGCCTTCACATGTGCAGCATTTTCCCTTTGGAAGACAAGGTagaaattgggtgaaattttagTTCAGTTaatcaattttaaaaaattacaatgcACAGCTAATGCTTTTAGATCCTTTTAAAAGTTTGGATGAAAAACATCTTTGAGAAAACACATGCCCATTCAAGTATCAATCTGTTAATTAAGGAAATAAATGATTATGACATAAAGACATAGAATAACACTTTGCTCGGAACCAGAATACTAGGGAAAAGTTTATTGGTGGAAGGACGAACCTGTTCAGAACTCCACCGAGAGCACATGGAATGAGGACATCACATTCATGTACCAGAAGTTCACTGGGATCCATAGGGTCTGCTCCATGGAAATTTGTCAAACTGCCTGTAGATTCTTTATGCTTAATCAATTCTGGTACATCAATTCCGTTTAGGTTCTTCAATGCTCCAGTAATGTCACTCACTGCTATAACCTTCCCACCTCTCTCATGTATAAGCCTTGAAGCCCATGACCCCACATTTCCAAAACCCTTCAtgataagaagaaaaaaaaagatgttCTTAATGGAGTCAAAATTTCTAGAAGAATGTTACTAAATTGGCATCAAACTCAGAAATGTAATATGGTTTCATGGTTACCTGAATAACAAATGTCAAACCCTCAATAGATTTCCCGTATTCAGCAAGCAAAGCTTCAGTAGCGAAAACGACACCACGACCAGTTGCAGCCTCCCTACCCAGTGATCCACCAAGATCCTAACACATCAAAAGAGTAAG
The DNA window shown above is from Euphorbia lathyris chromosome 1, ddEupLath1.1, whole genome shotgun sequence and carries:
- the LOC136227229 gene encoding glutamate dehydrogenase 2, yielding MNALAATNRNFRHAARILGLDSKVERSLLIPFREIKVECTIPKDDGTLVSYVGFRVQHDNARGPMKGGIRYHPEVDPDEVNALAQLMTWKTAVADIPYGGAKGGIGCSPRDLSVSELERLTRVFTQKIHDLIGIHTDVPAPDMGTNAQTMAWILDEYSKFHGHSPAVVTGKPIDLGGSLGREAATGRGVVFATEALLAEYGKSIEGLTFVIQGFGNVGSWASRLIHERGGKVIAVSDITGALKNLNGIDVPELIKHKESTGSLTNFHGADPMDPSELLVHECDVLIPCALGGVLNRENAAHVKAKFIVEAANHPTDPEADEILSKKGVIILPDIYANAGGVTVSYFEWVQNIQGFMWEEDQVNKELQRYMTRAFHNIKNMCKTHDCNLRMGAFTLGVNRVARATLLRGWEA